The following nucleotide sequence is from Achromobacter spanius.
AGCCGGTGTCGGCTTGGACGAATTCCGTGACGATGCCGTGTACATGGCGCACCGCCTGGTCCCCACGCCAGATGGTGAAAAGCGCGGGCTGGTCCAGCAGCGTGCCGAAATCAACGGCGGGGTCGATGCTGGACAGTTCTAGGCACAGCCGATAGGTCTCGGACAGGGCCTCGTCCAGCGTGAATTCAACGACGTCAAACGCCGTGCCACTGGCGGGGTTGAAGGTGAAGCGCAAGTCGGACAGCCGAGGCACGGCGGTGCTCCTTTTGGCGGTGTGCAAGATGGAACCGAACATCTTGCACAGCGGCAAAAGGCGCTGTCTATTGGACGACTATGAAACTGCGTCCCGCTTTCCTATGCGGCCAAGCGAATCGGCAAAGCGAATCGGCAAAGCTAAGCCGCCAAGTTGCGCTTCAAGGCGTGGATCAAGTCCGCGCGTGCCTCTTGCGCTTGGGGCAACAGGCGAGTCATGCCGATGAAGCTGTGCGGCACGCCGGAGTACACAACCAGCATGGGCGCGGCGCCGGTGGCGAAGAGTTGGTTGGCCAAGTCCAGCGTGTCGTCCAGCAGCGGGTCCAGTGCGGCGGCTTGCAGGATCAGCGGCGGCAGGCCGTTCATGTCGGCGTGCAGTGGGGTGACGCCGGGGTCCTTCAATTGCGCGGCGTCGCCAACATACTGCCGCCAGTACCAATCGAGCTTTTCCGTGGACAGGCCAAAGCGTCCGTCGCCATAGGCGTCGTGCGAAGCCGTGTCGCGGCGGGCGGAGAGCATGCCGTAGATGACGACACCGGTCTTGATGAAGGCGTCGCCCTCGTCGCGCAGGCGTTGCAGCGCGGCCAGCGTGAGGTTGCCGCCGGCGGATTCGCCGCCTACCGACAAGCGCGACGCATCCAGGCCCAACGAGGGCGCTTGGTCGCGCAGCCAGCGCAGCGCGCCCAACACTTGTTCCAGCGCGACGGGGTAGCGGGCTTCTGGCGCCAAGGCGTAGGACAGGCCCGCCGTCACGATGCCGGCGTCGGCCGCGATCTCGCGTTTCCAGCGGTCCAGCGAGTCCAGGTCGCCGTGTGCGAAGCCGCCGCCGTGCAGATGCAGGTACAAGGGTAGCGGCGTGTCGTTCGCGCCTTCGGGGTAGTACAGGCGCAGCGTGGCGGGCACGGGCAGATGGTCCAGCTGATGTTCCACCACGCGGCCAACGGGCGGCGCGGGCTGGCTCAACCACTGTTGGTAGGCGCGGTTTTTTTCTCGGAATTCAGCGATGGGGGTGGTCAGCACGTTGGGCGTGGCTACGCCGTGCTGCTGAGCCAGTGCTTGCGCGGCCAGCACGTCGGGCGCCAGGGTAGGGGTGTGGGAAGCGTCGCTCATGGGGTGTCCGTAGGATGCCGATGCGGGAACGCGCCAGTATGACTC
It contains:
- a CDS encoding alpha/beta hydrolase, which translates into the protein MSDASHTPTLAPDVLAAQALAQQHGVATPNVLTTPIAEFREKNRAYQQWLSQPAPPVGRVVEHQLDHLPVPATLRLYYPEGANDTPLPLYLHLHGGGFAHGDLDSLDRWKREIAADAGIVTAGLSYALAPEARYPVALEQVLGALRWLRDQAPSLGLDASRLSVGGESAGGNLTLAALQRLRDEGDAFIKTGVVIYGMLSARRDTASHDAYGDGRFGLSTEKLDWYWRQYVGDAAQLKDPGVTPLHADMNGLPPLILQAAALDPLLDDTLDLANQLFATGAAPMLVVYSGVPHSFIGMTRLLPQAQEARADLIHALKRNLAA